The Candidatus Mycolicibacterium alkanivorans genome contains a region encoding:
- a CDS encoding Ig-like domain-containing protein, with the protein MQNRRASSAPVTQSAIADAVLSAIGNPQPSPASTAGDSTAPAAVDTIATTTPNVVRAAAPAAPDTLGALKVPAANDLASSINDIFSAVVNSIQSLVEGVGLLVRRTFFNQAPTVNPIQTTGQTGGAITGSINAVDLEGDAVTYAVTQSPQHGSVTVDTSGNYSYTPNQSFTGADAFTVAAADVGFHINLFDLGRAASTDALVSVTQNTGPLRIGFNFIFGAGSQYWSSTARAELQSTAIYLSSYLIVTDPVTITYSVTGQNTLFGGTLASAGSDLVSSDPGFYDTVVQQKILTGVDANGSAPDGTIDWNFGQPWGFGNSVSATQYDFQSTAMHELLHTFGFLSVIDSAGNNTVPNWTTFDKFVVTSNGTHPINGSYVWLVAYNTNLTGGNGGLYFGGPNAEAAYGGNPVPLFTPSPWDSGSSMSHLDDATFTGANAKLMNARADTGLGIRTLSPVEIGILRDLGYTIADQPQALAIFIIGFAFMRRRRRSAECSAS; encoded by the coding sequence GTGCAGAATCGGCGGGCATCGAGCGCTCCGGTCACTCAGAGCGCGATCGCTGACGCGGTACTGAGCGCGATCGGAAACCCCCAGCCTTCTCCGGCGTCGACGGCGGGCGACAGTACAGCGCCGGCAGCCGTCGACACCATCGCCACCACGACGCCGAACGTCGTACGGGCGGCCGCCCCAGCCGCACCGGACACCCTCGGCGCACTGAAGGTGCCCGCGGCCAACGATCTGGCGTCGTCGATCAACGACATCTTCTCGGCGGTGGTGAACTCGATCCAGTCACTCGTCGAAGGCGTGGGACTGCTGGTGCGGCGCACCTTCTTCAATCAGGCCCCCACTGTCAACCCGATTCAGACCACCGGACAGACCGGGGGCGCGATCACTGGCAGCATCAACGCGGTCGATCTCGAGGGCGACGCGGTCACCTACGCCGTGACCCAGTCTCCGCAGCACGGCAGCGTCACGGTCGACACGAGCGGCAACTACAGCTACACGCCGAACCAGAGTTTCACCGGCGCCGACGCTTTCACCGTCGCCGCAGCCGACGTCGGTTTCCACATCAACCTGTTCGACCTCGGCCGCGCGGCGAGCACCGACGCCCTGGTGTCGGTCACGCAGAACACCGGCCCCCTCAGGATCGGGTTCAACTTCATCTTCGGCGCCGGCTCACAGTACTGGTCGAGCACCGCCCGTGCCGAACTGCAGTCGACCGCGATCTACCTCTCGTCCTACCTCATCGTCACCGATCCGGTGACCATCACCTATAGCGTCACCGGGCAAAACACACTGTTCGGCGGCACCCTGGCATCGGCCGGGAGCGATCTTGTCAGCAGCGATCCCGGTTTCTACGACACCGTCGTCCAGCAGAAGATCCTGACCGGGGTGGACGCCAACGGCTCGGCGCCGGACGGCACGATCGACTGGAACTTCGGGCAGCCGTGGGGCTTCGGCAACTCGGTGAGCGCCACCCAGTACGACTTCCAGTCCACGGCCATGCATGAGCTGCTGCACACCTTCGGCTTCCTGTCCGTCATCGACAGCGCCGGCAACAACACCGTCCCGAACTGGACGACCTTCGACAAGTTCGTCGTGACCTCCAACGGCACGCACCCGATCAACGGCAGCTACGTCTGGCTCGTCGCATATAACACGAACCTGACCGGCGGCAACGGCGGGTTGTACTTCGGCGGCCCGAACGCCGAGGCCGCGTACGGGGGCAACCCGGTTCCGCTGTTCACGCCGAGCCCGTGGGACTCCGGCAGTTCGATGTCGCATCTCGACGACGCCACCTTCACCGGCGCCAACGCAAAGCTGATGAACGCCAGGGCCGACACCGGACTGGGCATCAGGACCCTGAGCCCGGTCGAGATCGGCATCCTCAGGGACCTCGGCTACACAATTGCCGACCAGCCGCAGGCTCTGGCGATCTTCATCATCGGCTTCGCGTTCATGCGGCGCAGAAGGCGCAGCGCCGAGTGCTCCGCCTCATGA
- a CDS encoding response regulator transcription factor: MAAPATPETKPEARVLVVDDETNIVELLSVSLKFQGFEVHTASNGPAALDRAREVRPDAVILDVMMPGMDGFGVLRRLRADGIDAPALFLTARDSLQDKIAGLTLGGDDYVTKPFSLEEVVARLRVILRRAGKGVEEPRNSRLTFADIELDEDTHEVWKAGEPVSLSPTEFTLLRYFVINAGTVLSKAKILDHVWRYDFGGDVNVVESYVSYLRRKIDTGETRLLHTLRGVGYVLREPR, translated from the coding sequence ATGGCCGCTCCTGCAACACCTGAAACCAAGCCCGAGGCACGTGTCCTGGTGGTGGACGACGAAACCAACATCGTCGAACTGCTGTCTGTGAGCCTGAAGTTTCAGGGCTTCGAGGTTCACACCGCGTCCAACGGTCCTGCCGCTCTGGACCGCGCCCGCGAGGTGCGGCCCGACGCGGTGATCCTCGACGTGATGATGCCGGGTATGGACGGCTTCGGCGTGCTGCGCCGGTTGCGGGCCGACGGGATCGACGCGCCCGCATTGTTCCTGACCGCGCGCGACAGCCTGCAGGACAAGATCGCCGGACTCACCCTCGGCGGCGACGACTACGTCACCAAGCCGTTCAGCCTCGAGGAGGTGGTCGCCAGGCTACGCGTCATCCTCCGCCGGGCCGGCAAGGGCGTCGAGGAGCCGCGCAACTCCAGGCTGACCTTCGCGGACATCGAGCTCGACGAGGACACCCACGAGGTCTGGAAGGCCGGCGAACCCGTGTCGCTGTCGCCCACCGAATTCACCCTGCTGCGCTACTTCGTCATCAACGCGGGCACCGTGTTGAGCAAGGCGAAGATCCTCGATCACGTCTGGCGCTATGACTTCGGCGGCGACGTCAACGTCGTCGAGTCCTATGTGTCGTATCTGCGGCGCAAGATCGACACCGGCGAGACGCGGTTGCTGCACACCCTGCGCGGGGTCGGCTACGTGCTGCGGGAGCCGCGATAA
- a CDS encoding sensor histidine kinase — protein MPAPYRRALPLRVGLVAAMLLLVGQGLLASGVAVTSTLRHDLINRADQTLIDASRGWAQAPRRNMPPPDEGPNPARPPSNFYVRGVDADGHVWMAVNDRDAEPALPDDNDVGGVPVTVGSLGGSPVQWRTVSVRGPSGELTTVAIDLSDVQSTVRSLAWSQVAIGTAVLVILGVVGYWGVHRSLRPLVEVEQTAAAIAAGQLDRRVPERDPRTEVGRLSLALNGMLAQIQSAMASSVASADQARMSEERMRRFITDASHELRTPLTTIRGFAELYRQGAAKDVEMLMSRIESESRRMGLLVDDLLLLARLDAQRPLERRRVDLLALATDAVHDAQSIAPQRTITMRVFDGPGTPEVLGDEARLRQVLGNLVANALQHTPETARITVRVGTADDDAVLEVADEGPGMTQEDARRVFERFYRTDSSRARASGGTGLGLSIVDSLVDAHGGRVTVTTAPGQGCCFRVSLPRIADVPAPIG, from the coding sequence ATGCCCGCCCCGTATCGCCGAGCGCTGCCGCTGAGGGTCGGACTGGTCGCGGCCATGCTGCTGCTGGTGGGTCAGGGCTTGCTTGCTTCCGGGGTCGCGGTCACCTCAACGCTGCGTCACGACCTCATCAACCGCGCCGACCAGACCCTGATCGACGCCTCGCGCGGCTGGGCTCAGGCCCCGCGCCGCAACATGCCCCCACCCGACGAAGGCCCCAACCCTGCCCGCCCGCCGTCGAACTTCTATGTCCGCGGCGTCGACGCTGACGGCCACGTCTGGATGGCCGTCAACGACCGCGACGCCGAACCCGCACTCCCCGACGACAACGACGTCGGCGGCGTGCCGGTGACCGTCGGCTCGCTCGGGGGGTCACCGGTCCAGTGGCGCACGGTATCGGTTCGCGGACCAAGCGGTGAGCTGACCACGGTTGCCATCGACCTGTCCGACGTGCAGTCCACCGTCCGGTCGTTGGCCTGGTCGCAGGTCGCCATCGGCACCGCCGTGCTGGTGATCCTGGGCGTGGTCGGGTACTGGGGGGTGCACCGCAGCCTGCGCCCGCTGGTGGAAGTCGAGCAGACCGCCGCCGCGATCGCCGCCGGACAGCTGGATCGCCGTGTGCCGGAACGGGATCCACGCACCGAGGTCGGGCGGTTGTCGCTGGCGCTGAACGGAATGCTCGCCCAGATCCAAAGTGCGATGGCATCGTCGGTCGCCTCGGCCGATCAGGCGCGCATGTCCGAGGAACGCATGCGCCGGTTCATCACCGACGCCAGCCACGAGTTGCGGACTCCGCTGACCACCATCCGGGGATTCGCCGAGCTGTACCGGCAGGGCGCCGCCAAGGACGTCGAGATGCTGATGTCGCGCATCGAGAGTGAGTCGCGGCGGATGGGTCTACTGGTCGATGATCTGCTGCTGCTGGCCCGCCTGGACGCGCAACGCCCCCTGGAGCGTCGCCGGGTCGACCTGCTGGCACTGGCCACCGACGCCGTGCACGACGCGCAGTCCATCGCACCGCAGCGCACCATCACCATGCGAGTCTTCGACGGCCCCGGCACTCCGGAGGTGCTCGGCGACGAGGCCCGGCTGCGTCAGGTGCTGGGCAACTTGGTGGCCAACGCACTGCAGCACACCCCGGAGACCGCGCGCATCACCGTGCGGGTGGGCACCGCCGACGACGACGCCGTCCTGGAGGTCGCCGACGAAGGACCGGGAATGACCCAGGAGGACGCCCGGCGCGTATTCGAGCGGTTCTACCGGACCGACTCCTCGCGAGCGCGCGCCAGCGGCGGCACCGGGCTCGGGCTGTCCATTGTCGACTCGCTGGTGGACGCTCACGGTGGACGTGTCACCGTGACCACCGCGCCCGGGCAGGGCTGTTGTTTCCGGGTGAGCCTGCCGCGCATCGCCGATGTCCCGGCGCCGATCGGCTGA
- a CDS encoding HIT family protein produces the protein MSSLFTRIINRELPGRFVYEDDEVVGFLTIEPMTQGHTLVVPRAEVDKWQDVEPALFDKVMAVSQKIGKAVCAAFGADRAGLIIAGLEVPHLHVHVFPAYNLTDFGFANVDRNPSPESLDEAQAKITAALAELG, from the coding sequence ATGTCCTCACTGTTCACCAGGATCATCAACCGCGAACTGCCCGGGCGATTCGTCTACGAGGACGACGAGGTGGTCGGGTTCCTGACCATCGAGCCGATGACGCAGGGCCACACCCTGGTGGTGCCGCGCGCCGAGGTGGACAAGTGGCAGGACGTCGAGCCGGCTCTGTTCGACAAGGTGATGGCGGTGTCGCAGAAGATCGGCAAGGCGGTGTGTGCGGCGTTCGGCGCCGACCGCGCCGGGCTGATCATCGCCGGGCTCGAGGTGCCGCATCTGCACGTGCACGTGTTCCCGGCCTACAACTTGACCGACTTCGGGTTCGCCAACGTCGACCGCAACCCGTCGCCGGAATCGCTGGACGAGGCGCAGGCCAAGATCACCGCCGCGCTGGCCGAACTGGGGTAA
- a CDS encoding transposase codes for MSPKRRVTFGKLCAGCPLRDQCTTAADGRSMSIHEHQALLRAARAQARTPEFERDYPTRSSVERIIAWVATQRGRRVKLRYLGVTKNHAWLRNRAAAINLRTLVNAGLTRRDGAWALA; via the coding sequence ATGAGCCCCAAACGCAGAGTGACCTTCGGCAAGCTGTGCGCCGGTTGCCCGCTGCGCGACCAATGCACCACCGCCGCCGACGGCCGGTCGATGAGCATCCACGAGCACCAGGCCCTGCTGCGCGCGGCCCGCGCGCAGGCCCGCACCCCCGAGTTCGAACGGGACTACCCGACCCGGTCCAGCGTGGAACGCATCATCGCCTGGGTCGCCACCCAGCGTGGGCGCCGGGTCAAGCTGCGCTACCTCGGTGTCACCAAGAACCACGCCTGGCTGCGCAACCGGGCCGCCGCGATCAACCTGCGCACCCTGGTCAACGCCGGCCTCACCCGTCGCGACGGGGCCTGGGCCCTGGCCTGA
- the purD gene encoding phosphoribosylamine--glycine ligase: protein MRVLVIGSGAREHALLLGLRKDPEVDFLAVAPGNAGTAAIAEQHDVEVTSAEAVAALARTLAADLVVIGPEVPLVLGVADAVRAAGIACFGPSKDAARIEGSKAFAKDVMAAAGVRTATSETVDNPAHLDAALDRFGPAVGQQAWVVKDDGLAAGKGVVVTADRDEARAHAAALLDSGHPVLLESFLDGPEVSLFCLVDGATVVPLLPAQDFKRVGDNDAGPNTGGMGAYSPLPWLPEAVKNAIVSDVVEPVAAELVRRGSAFSGLLYAGLAITSGGAAVVEFNCRFGDPETQAVLALLESPLGQLLHATATGQLADFGPLQWRDGYAVTVVLAAENYPGRPRVGDVITGSDTEGVLHAGTSRRDDGAVVSSGGRVLSVVGTGADLPAARAAAYGVMSSIRLPGSHFRSDIGLAAAEGRITVA from the coding sequence GTGCGTGTCCTCGTGATCGGATCCGGTGCCCGCGAACATGCCCTGCTGCTGGGCCTGCGCAAAGACCCCGAGGTGGATTTCCTGGCCGTCGCACCGGGCAACGCCGGTACCGCTGCGATCGCCGAGCAGCACGATGTCGAGGTCACCTCGGCCGAGGCGGTCGCGGCGCTGGCTCGTACGCTCGCCGCCGACCTGGTGGTCATCGGACCCGAGGTTCCGCTGGTGCTCGGCGTCGCCGACGCCGTGCGTGCCGCCGGCATCGCCTGTTTCGGCCCGTCCAAGGACGCCGCCCGCATCGAAGGCTCCAAGGCCTTCGCCAAAGACGTGATGGCCGCGGCCGGGGTGCGCACCGCCACCAGCGAGACCGTCGACAACCCCGCACATCTGGACGCTGCCCTGGATCGGTTCGGGCCTGCCGTCGGCCAGCAGGCCTGGGTGGTCAAGGACGACGGCCTGGCCGCGGGCAAGGGTGTGGTGGTCACCGCCGACCGTGACGAGGCGCGCGCGCACGCCGCGGCCCTGCTCGACTCCGGGCATCCGGTACTGCTGGAATCCTTCCTCGACGGGCCGGAAGTATCGCTGTTCTGTCTGGTCGACGGCGCGACCGTGGTCCCACTGCTGCCGGCGCAGGACTTCAAACGGGTCGGCGACAACGACGCCGGACCCAACACCGGTGGGATGGGCGCCTATTCGCCGCTGCCGTGGCTACCCGAGGCGGTCAAGAACGCAATCGTCAGCGATGTCGTGGAACCCGTTGCGGCAGAACTGGTTCGCCGCGGCAGTGCCTTCTCGGGCCTGCTGTACGCGGGCCTGGCGATCACCTCGGGCGGCGCCGCCGTGGTCGAGTTCAACTGCCGCTTCGGCGATCCCGAGACGCAGGCGGTCCTGGCGCTGCTGGAATCCCCGCTCGGCCAACTGCTGCATGCCACCGCGACGGGACAACTGGCCGACTTCGGCCCGCTGCAGTGGCGCGACGGCTACGCCGTCACCGTCGTCCTCGCCGCCGAGAACTACCCGGGCCGGCCCCGGGTCGGCGATGTGATCACCGGGTCCGACACCGAGGGGGTGCTGCACGCGGGCACATCGCGCCGCGACGACGGGGCCGTGGTCTCCTCCGGAGGCCGGGTCCTCTCGGTGGTCGGAACTGGCGCCGACCTGCCGGCCGCGCGCGCCGCCGCCTACGGAGTGATGTCGTCGATTCGATTGCCGGGCAGCCACTTTCGATCCGATATTGGCCTGGCAGCCGCCGAGGGCCGGATCACGGTGGCCTGA